One genomic window of Mercenaria mercenaria strain notata chromosome 2, MADL_Memer_1, whole genome shotgun sequence includes the following:
- the LOC128549634 gene encoding trichohyalin-like, with the protein MAEALSERELRRILRDKARERILQQEKERKEEQERQRWTDIERIEYEEMQYQIPENIFVTDHGNEINQSNGNESDRESDISELDTTDEFLHDSTARDIQEMQCYKAPSLQSQRNESNSMERETRQDGSSTDRQNSIREGRSGYTHKIVTLKKEDSKDRKGARESKQTEVKADRNQEYTYYRNYEKEGKSLLRSNTERKVYKGEQRVRDISLEVDKVKHEMEEIRSQSSKYERQSLKLRKLQLEEEQKQQLIKENDRKLQEEIENKKRAEQELIEIEKINLLEWKTGKRNVCQEKGGRNIKYEN; encoded by the exons ATGGCGGAAGCTCTTAGTGAACGCGAATTGAGAAGGATATTAAGAGATAAGGCAAGAGAAAGGATCTTGCAACAAGAAAAGGAAAGGAAAGAGGAACAGGAGAGGCAGCGGTGGACTGATATAGAAAGGATAGAATATGAAGAGATGCAATATCAAATTCCAGAAAATATCTTCGTAACTGATCATGGAAATGAAATAAACCAATCAAATGGAAATGAAAGTGATAGAGAAAGTGATATATCTGAACTTGACACAACAGATGAATTTCTTCATGATTCAACAGCTAGAGATATACAAGAAATGCAATGCTATAAAGCACCAAGTCTTCAGTCACAAAGAAATGAAAGCAATTCTATGGAGA GAGAAACAAGACAAGATGGCAGTAGCACTGATAGGCAAAATAGTATAAGAGAAGGAAGGAGTGGTTATACACATAAAATAGTGACACTGAAAAAAGAGGATAGCAAGGATAGGAAAGGTGCTAGGGAAAGTAAGCAGACAGAAGTGAAAGCTGATAGAAATCAGGAATATACTTACTATAGAAACTATGAAAAGGAAGGAAAGTCTTTACTTAGAAGCAATACTGAACGAAAGGTGTATAAAGGTGAACAGAGAGTAAGAGATATAAGTTTGGAAGTTGATAAAGTCAAACATGAAATGGAAGAGATAAGAAGTCAATCAAgtaaatatgaaagacaaagcttgAAGTTAAGGAAACTTCAACTTGAGGAGGAGCAGAAACAACAGTTAATTAAAGAGAATGATAGAAAGTTACaagaagaaatagaaaacaaGAAAAGAGCAGAacaagagttgatagaaatagaAAAGATAAATCTATTAGAGTGGAAGACTGGAAAGAGAAATGTTTGTCAGGAGAAAGGAGGACGaaacattaaatatgaaaattag